From one Anopheles cruzii chromosome 3, idAnoCruzAS_RS32_06, whole genome shotgun sequence genomic stretch:
- the LOC128274720 gene encoding lethal(2) giant larvae protein isoform X4 has translation MLKFIRGKGQQPSTERQKHITAQHGFPHKPSAVAFDPKSKLMAIGTNSGVIKVFGRPGVEFYGQHTSPTNNPADLIVQMLEWIPGTGRLLSLSASNQLVLWEPAGTLLVAVKHLAFDGKLKKISSLCCSYLKDTVWIGTEGGNVYQFDVRSFSVKESVIYHDVVLEQLPTAYKLNPGAIESVKQLPTNHNHLLIAYNRGLAVLWDLEAAGVKQSFISPGHGQSVGLFIDPDGTQFTWYHADGSFATWDLDSPIPPENQKYVPYGPDPCKAIDRLARGYRGRRELVIFSGGMPRSAYGEHQCVSVHCKGGAKVAFDFTSKVIDFFVTFDDERPDQAQVLVVLLEEELVAYDLSDETLPQISVPYLHSLHASAVTCNHLVSQVSAEVYAKIKRAGDAQLADFSANPWPITGGIVPEEGGDGEPYFAPDARDILLTGHEDGSVKFWDCSGVCLTPLLHVRTAPLFSNSDEEAFADSALSNSTEQLDDGEPPFRKAGQFDPYSDDPRLAVKKVQLCPQTGTLVIAGTAGNVVMANFESGLDEPVGPLPVTVMNLVSDRDGFVWKGHDQLKVKRQLLEENEPIHEGVHFTGVLQVLPPAAVTCIAMQSKWSLVAAGTAHGLVLFDYRNQVPVLHKCTLNPNDLTGAGETLSRRKSFKKTLRESFRRLRKGRSTRNNPSSGGTTAGGAAGHQGQTEPRPVERQIEARAVDDGMGSMVRCLTFAQTFITNQNVYIPTLWAGTNASCVSVFVLNLPPKPAAPAARGSGENEEPTAAPATKTAPVTGKLAKEIQMKHRAPIIGIAVVDSNGVPLELQNVPGPAPHRVLIASEEQFKVFSLPQLKPVNKYKLTAHEGARVRRIAFATFMCTVPVTQVHSSPAKSVPKAAPVSPAPADQSATAGDGAPVVPGNNELVSSGGVPDITTHCEISLLCLTNLGDCLVLTVPELRRQLNSAAVRREDINGISSLCFTTYGEALYMMSSSEVQRISLSATRTVTPTGMIEVEDWATPVDGTAEQQQQQQADDEGAELHEDANQQDASSSNLGAPHLLTNGTSETRLSNGVGGGDETSPNKANETISSSIGDITIDSVRDHLNSTTTTLCSTTTEEVVGRLSVLSTQTNQSSSTAKNSEVLSFNSSNFSDLKGIGDTTEKTSNSAIIKSIITSVKHSSNVSNGDAKEQSKTTTTKTTTTSSTSSATNGTDRDSVPPPLPTTVPPLITVLRKESQF, from the exons ATGCTGAAGTTTATACGCGGCAAAGGCCAACAACCTTCGACCGAGCGGCAGAA GCATATT ACGGCCCAACATGGCTTTCCCCACAAACCGTCCGCGGTGGCGTTCGATCCGAAGAGTAAGCTGATGGCGATCGGTACGAACAGTGGCGTGATCAAGGTGTTTGGTCGACCGGGCGTCGAATTCTACGGTCAGCACACGTCGCCGACCAACAATCCGGCCGACCTGATCGTCCAGATGCTGGAGTGGAttcccggcaccgggcggctcCTGTCGCTGAGCGCTTCCAACCAGCTCGTGCTCTGGGAACCGGCCGGTACGCTGCTGGTCGCGGTCAAGCATCTGGCGTTCGATGGCAAGCTGAAGAAAATTTCCTCCCTCTGCTGTTCGTACCTGAAGGACACGGTTTGGATCGGGACGGAGGGTGGCAACGTGTACCAGTTCGATGTGCGCAGCTTCAGCGTGAAGGAGTCGGTCATCTACCACGACGTGGTGCTGGAGCAACTACCCACGGCCTACAAGCTCAACCCGGGTGCGATCGAATCGGTCAAACAGTTGCCCACCAACCACAACCACCTGCTGATCGCGTACAACCGGGGATTGGCGGTGCTGTGGGATCTCGAGGCAGCCGGCGTGAAACAATCGTTCATAtcgcccggccacggccagagCGTGGGACTGTTTATTGACCCGGACGGAACACAGTTCACGTGGTACCACGCGGATGGATCGTTCGCAACCTGGGACCTGGACAGTCCGATACCGCCGGAAAACCAAAAGTACGTCCCGTACGGTCCGGATCCGTGCAAGGCGATCGACCGGTTGGCCCGCGGGTACCGCGGGCGCCGCGAGCTGGTCATCTTCTCGGGCGGTATGCCGCGGTCGGCGTACGGCGAGCATCAGTGTGTGTCGGTACACTGCAAGGGCGGTGCCAAGGTGGCGTTTGACTTCACCTCGAAGGTGATCGATTTCTTCGTCACGTTCGACGACGAACGCCCGGACCAGGCCCAGGTcttggtggtgctgctcgagGAGGAACTGGTGGCGTACGATTTGTCCGACGAAACGCTGCCGCAGATCAGTGTCCCGTACCTGCACTCGCTGCACGCCTCGGCCGTCACCTGCAACCATCTGGTTTCACAGGTTTCGGCTGAAGTGTACGCCAAGATCAAACGGGCCGGCGACGCGCAGCTGGCGGACTTCAGCGCAAACCCGTGGCCCATCACGGGCGGTATTGTACCGGAGGAAGGTGGCGACGGAGAACCTTACTTCGCGCCAGACGCTCGGGACATACTGCTTACCGGGCACGAGGATGGATCGGTGAAGTTTTGGGACTGCTCCGGAGTGTGTCTAACGCCGCTGCTTCACGTCCGGACGGCTCCGCTGTTTAGTAACAGCGACGAGGAAGCATTCGCCGATAGTGCACTGAGCAACTCCACCGAGCAGCTTGATGATGGTGAGCCTCCGTTCCGGAAGGCGGGCCAGTTCGATCCGTACTCGGACGATCCGCGCCTGGCGGTGAAGAAGGTACAGCTGTGTCCACAAACGGGCACGCTCGTCATTGCCGGTACGGCGGGCAACGTGGTGATGGCCAACTTCGAGTCCGGGCTGG ACGAACCGGTTGGGCCGCTGCCGGTGACTGTGATGAATTTGGTCAGCGATCGCGATGGCTTCGTGTGGAAGGGACACGATCAGCTGAAGGTGAAGCGCCAACtgctggaagaaaatgaaCCGATCCACGAGGGCGTCCACTTCACTGGCGTGCTTCAGGTGCTaccaccggccgccgtcacGTGCATTGCGATGCAAAGCAAATGGTCGCTGGTTGCCGCCGGTACAGCCCACGGTCTGGTGCTCTTCGATTATCGCAACCAGGTGCCGGTGCTGCACAAATGCACGCTCAATCCGAACG ATCTTACCGGTGCCGGGGAAACTCTGTCGCGCCGTAAGTCTTTCAAGAAGACACTTCGCGAATCGTTCCGTCGTTTGCGCAAGGGACGCTCAACGAGAAACAATCCGAGTTCCGGCGGAACgaccgctggtggtgctgcgggtCACCAGGGGCAAACCGAACCTCGCCCCGTTGAGCGGCAGATCGAAGCTAGGGCGGTGGACGATGGAATGGGCTCGATGGTTCGCTGTTTAACGTTTGCCCAAACATTCATCACCAATCAAAATGTCTACATTCCGACGCTGTGGGCCGGAACGAATGCGAGCTGTGTGTCCGTGTTTGTGTTGAACTTGCCACCGAAACCAGCTGCACCGGCTGCACGCGGCAGCGGTGAAAATGAagaaccgacggcggccccTGCAACCAAGACGGCCCCAGTGACTGGCAAGCTGGCGAAGGAAATTCAGATgaagcaccgagcaccgatcATCGGTATTGCCGTCGTCGATAGT AATGGAGTCCCATTGGAGTTACAGAACGTTCCCGGTCCGGCTCCGCATCGGGTGCTGATTGCGTCGGAGGAACAGTTCAAGGTGTTCTCTCTGCCGCAGCTGAAGCCGGTTAACAAATACAAACTGACAGCCCACGAAGGAGCGCGTGTGCGGCGCATTGCCTTTGCCACGTTCATGTGCACCGTACCGGTGACGCAAGTACATTCCAGCCCCGCAAAGAGTGTGCCCAAAGCGGCACCAGtctcgccagcgccagcagacCAATCGGCGACAGCTGGCGATGGGGCTCCAGTGGTTCCAGGGAACAATGAGCTGGTCTCCAGTGGGGGGGTTCCGGACATAACGACGCACTGTGAAATCAGTCTTCTTTGTTTGACCAATCTGGGTGACTGTCTGGTACTGACCGTTCCGGAGTTGCGCCGTCAGCTAAACTCGGCTGCCGTACGCCGGGAAGATATCAA TGGCATATCATCACTGTGCTTTACCACCTACGGCGAAGCACTTTACATGATGTCCTCATCCGAGGTGCAACGGATCAGTCTGTCCGCTACGCGAACCGTCACGCCTACCGGTATGATCGAAGTCGAGGATTGGGCAACGCCTGTGGATGGCACtgcggaacagcagcagcagcagcaggctgaCGACGAGGGAGCTGAGTTGCATGAGGATGCCAACCAGCAGGATGCATC ATCGTCCAATCTGGGCGCCCCTCACTTGCTGACGAATGGCACGTCCGAGACACGGCTAAGCAatggcgtcggtggtggtgatgaaacTTCACCGAATAAGGCCAACGAAACGATTTCCAGCTCGATCGGAGACATTACCATCGATTCCGTGCGCGACCATCTCAACTCCACTACGACGACCCTTtgctcgacgacgaccgaaGAAGTTGTTG GTCGCCTTTCAGTCTTGAGCACACAAACAAATCAGTCCTCGTCCACGGCTAAGAACAGCGAAGTATTGAGCTTCAACTCTTCCAACTTCAGCGACCTGAAGGGTATAGG CGATACGACAGAGAAAACATCCAATTCGGCGATCATCAAATCGATCATCACATCCGTCAAACATTCGTCGAACGTTTCCAACGGTGACGCAAAGGAACAGAGCaaaacgacaacaacgaaaacGACGACAACGTCCTCGACGAGCAGCGCCACAAATGGAACGGATCGGGATTCCGTTCCACCGCCACTACCGACCACGGTGCCGCCGCTCATAACCGTGCTCCGAAAGGAGAGCCAATTTTAG
- the LOC128274720 gene encoding lethal(2) giant larvae protein isoform X1 has protein sequence MLKFIRGKGQQPSTERQKLNKELFAFRRTAQHGFPHKPSAVAFDPKSKLMAIGTNSGVIKVFGRPGVEFYGQHTSPTNNPADLIVQMLEWIPGTGRLLSLSASNQLVLWEPAGTLLVAVKHLAFDGKLKKISSLCCSYLKDTVWIGTEGGNVYQFDVRSFSVKESVIYHDVVLEQLPTAYKLNPGAIESVKQLPTNHNHLLIAYNRGLAVLWDLEAAGVKQSFISPGHGQSVGLFIDPDGTQFTWYHADGSFATWDLDSPIPPENQKYVPYGPDPCKAIDRLARGYRGRRELVIFSGGMPRSAYGEHQCVSVHCKGGAKVAFDFTSKVIDFFVTFDDERPDQAQVLVVLLEEELVAYDLSDETLPQISVPYLHSLHASAVTCNHLVSQVSAEVYAKIKRAGDAQLADFSANPWPITGGIVPEEGGDGEPYFAPDARDILLTGHEDGSVKFWDCSGVCLTPLLHVRTAPLFSNSDEEAFADSALSNSTEQLDDGEPPFRKAGQFDPYSDDPRLAVKKVQLCPQTGTLVIAGTAGNVVMANFESGLGASSSSSTASSQADEPVGPLPVTVMNLVSDRDGFVWKGHDQLKVKRQLLEENEPIHEGVHFTGVLQVLPPAAVTCIAMQSKWSLVAAGTAHGLVLFDYRNQVPVLHKCTLNPNDLTGAGETLSRRKSFKKTLRESFRRLRKGRSTRNNPSSGGTTAGGAAGHQGQTEPRPVERQIEARAVDDGMGSMVRCLTFAQTFITNQNVYIPTLWAGTNASCVSVFVLNLPPKPAAPAARGSGENEEPTAAPATKTAPVTGKLAKEIQMKHRAPIIGIAVVDSNGVPLELQNVPGPAPHRVLIASEEQFKVFSLPQLKPVNKYKLTAHEGARVRRIAFATFMCTVPVTQVHSSPAKSVPKAAPVSPAPADQSATAGDGAPVVPGNNELVSSGGVPDITTHCEISLLCLTNLGDCLVLTVPELRRQLNSAAVRREDINGISSLCFTTYGEALYMMSSSEVQRISLSATRTVTPTGMIEVEDWATPVDGTAEQQQQQQADDEGAELHEDANQQDASSEREVGGGERHAKRTERSSNLGAPHLLTNGTSETRLSNGVGGGDETSPNKANETISSSIGDITIDSVRDHLNSTTTTLCSTTTEEVVGRLSVLSTQTNQSSSTAKNSEVLSFNSSNFSDLKGIGDTTEKTSNSAIIKSIITSVKHSSNVSNGDAKEQSKTTTTKTTTTSSTSSATNGTDRDSVPPPLPTTVPPLITVLRKESQF, from the exons ATGCTGAAGTTTATACGCGGCAAAGGCCAACAACCTTCGACCGAGCGGCAGAAGCTGAACAAGGAACTGTTTGCATTCCGTCGG ACGGCCCAACATGGCTTTCCCCACAAACCGTCCGCGGTGGCGTTCGATCCGAAGAGTAAGCTGATGGCGATCGGTACGAACAGTGGCGTGATCAAGGTGTTTGGTCGACCGGGCGTCGAATTCTACGGTCAGCACACGTCGCCGACCAACAATCCGGCCGACCTGATCGTCCAGATGCTGGAGTGGAttcccggcaccgggcggctcCTGTCGCTGAGCGCTTCCAACCAGCTCGTGCTCTGGGAACCGGCCGGTACGCTGCTGGTCGCGGTCAAGCATCTGGCGTTCGATGGCAAGCTGAAGAAAATTTCCTCCCTCTGCTGTTCGTACCTGAAGGACACGGTTTGGATCGGGACGGAGGGTGGCAACGTGTACCAGTTCGATGTGCGCAGCTTCAGCGTGAAGGAGTCGGTCATCTACCACGACGTGGTGCTGGAGCAACTACCCACGGCCTACAAGCTCAACCCGGGTGCGATCGAATCGGTCAAACAGTTGCCCACCAACCACAACCACCTGCTGATCGCGTACAACCGGGGATTGGCGGTGCTGTGGGATCTCGAGGCAGCCGGCGTGAAACAATCGTTCATAtcgcccggccacggccagagCGTGGGACTGTTTATTGACCCGGACGGAACACAGTTCACGTGGTACCACGCGGATGGATCGTTCGCAACCTGGGACCTGGACAGTCCGATACCGCCGGAAAACCAAAAGTACGTCCCGTACGGTCCGGATCCGTGCAAGGCGATCGACCGGTTGGCCCGCGGGTACCGCGGGCGCCGCGAGCTGGTCATCTTCTCGGGCGGTATGCCGCGGTCGGCGTACGGCGAGCATCAGTGTGTGTCGGTACACTGCAAGGGCGGTGCCAAGGTGGCGTTTGACTTCACCTCGAAGGTGATCGATTTCTTCGTCACGTTCGACGACGAACGCCCGGACCAGGCCCAGGTcttggtggtgctgctcgagGAGGAACTGGTGGCGTACGATTTGTCCGACGAAACGCTGCCGCAGATCAGTGTCCCGTACCTGCACTCGCTGCACGCCTCGGCCGTCACCTGCAACCATCTGGTTTCACAGGTTTCGGCTGAAGTGTACGCCAAGATCAAACGGGCCGGCGACGCGCAGCTGGCGGACTTCAGCGCAAACCCGTGGCCCATCACGGGCGGTATTGTACCGGAGGAAGGTGGCGACGGAGAACCTTACTTCGCGCCAGACGCTCGGGACATACTGCTTACCGGGCACGAGGATGGATCGGTGAAGTTTTGGGACTGCTCCGGAGTGTGTCTAACGCCGCTGCTTCACGTCCGGACGGCTCCGCTGTTTAGTAACAGCGACGAGGAAGCATTCGCCGATAGTGCACTGAGCAACTCCACCGAGCAGCTTGATGATGGTGAGCCTCCGTTCCGGAAGGCGGGCCAGTTCGATCCGTACTCGGACGATCCGCGCCTGGCGGTGAAGAAGGTACAGCTGTGTCCACAAACGGGCACGCTCGTCATTGCCGGTACGGCGGGCAACGTGGTGATGGCCAACTTCGAGTCCGGGCTGGGTGCTTCGTCCTCATCATCGACGGCTTCGTCCCAGGCAGACGAACCGGTTGGGCCGCTGCCGGTGACTGTGATGAATTTGGTCAGCGATCGCGATGGCTTCGTGTGGAAGGGACACGATCAGCTGAAGGTGAAGCGCCAACtgctggaagaaaatgaaCCGATCCACGAGGGCGTCCACTTCACTGGCGTGCTTCAGGTGCTaccaccggccgccgtcacGTGCATTGCGATGCAAAGCAAATGGTCGCTGGTTGCCGCCGGTACAGCCCACGGTCTGGTGCTCTTCGATTATCGCAACCAGGTGCCGGTGCTGCACAAATGCACGCTCAATCCGAACG ATCTTACCGGTGCCGGGGAAACTCTGTCGCGCCGTAAGTCTTTCAAGAAGACACTTCGCGAATCGTTCCGTCGTTTGCGCAAGGGACGCTCAACGAGAAACAATCCGAGTTCCGGCGGAACgaccgctggtggtgctgcgggtCACCAGGGGCAAACCGAACCTCGCCCCGTTGAGCGGCAGATCGAAGCTAGGGCGGTGGACGATGGAATGGGCTCGATGGTTCGCTGTTTAACGTTTGCCCAAACATTCATCACCAATCAAAATGTCTACATTCCGACGCTGTGGGCCGGAACGAATGCGAGCTGTGTGTCCGTGTTTGTGTTGAACTTGCCACCGAAACCAGCTGCACCGGCTGCACGCGGCAGCGGTGAAAATGAagaaccgacggcggccccTGCAACCAAGACGGCCCCAGTGACTGGCAAGCTGGCGAAGGAAATTCAGATgaagcaccgagcaccgatcATCGGTATTGCCGTCGTCGATAGT AATGGAGTCCCATTGGAGTTACAGAACGTTCCCGGTCCGGCTCCGCATCGGGTGCTGATTGCGTCGGAGGAACAGTTCAAGGTGTTCTCTCTGCCGCAGCTGAAGCCGGTTAACAAATACAAACTGACAGCCCACGAAGGAGCGCGTGTGCGGCGCATTGCCTTTGCCACGTTCATGTGCACCGTACCGGTGACGCAAGTACATTCCAGCCCCGCAAAGAGTGTGCCCAAAGCGGCACCAGtctcgccagcgccagcagacCAATCGGCGACAGCTGGCGATGGGGCTCCAGTGGTTCCAGGGAACAATGAGCTGGTCTCCAGTGGGGGGGTTCCGGACATAACGACGCACTGTGAAATCAGTCTTCTTTGTTTGACCAATCTGGGTGACTGTCTGGTACTGACCGTTCCGGAGTTGCGCCGTCAGCTAAACTCGGCTGCCGTACGCCGGGAAGATATCAA TGGCATATCATCACTGTGCTTTACCACCTACGGCGAAGCACTTTACATGATGTCCTCATCCGAGGTGCAACGGATCAGTCTGTCCGCTACGCGAACCGTCACGCCTACCGGTATGATCGAAGTCGAGGATTGGGCAACGCCTGTGGATGGCACtgcggaacagcagcagcagcagcaggctgaCGACGAGGGAGCTGAGTTGCATGAGGATGCCAACCAGCAGGATGCATCGTCAGAGCGTGaggtcggtggcggtgagaGACACGCAAAACGCACCGAAAGATCGTCCAATCTGGGCGCCCCTCACTTGCTGACGAATGGCACGTCCGAGACACGGCTAAGCAatggcgtcggtggtggtgatgaaacTTCACCGAATAAGGCCAACGAAACGATTTCCAGCTCGATCGGAGACATTACCATCGATTCCGTGCGCGACCATCTCAACTCCACTACGACGACCCTTtgctcgacgacgaccgaaGAAGTTGTTG GTCGCCTTTCAGTCTTGAGCACACAAACAAATCAGTCCTCGTCCACGGCTAAGAACAGCGAAGTATTGAGCTTCAACTCTTCCAACTTCAGCGACCTGAAGGGTATAGG CGATACGACAGAGAAAACATCCAATTCGGCGATCATCAAATCGATCATCACATCCGTCAAACATTCGTCGAACGTTTCCAACGGTGACGCAAAGGAACAGAGCaaaacgacaacaacgaaaacGACGACAACGTCCTCGACGAGCAGCGCCACAAATGGAACGGATCGGGATTCCGTTCCACCGCCACTACCGACCACGGTGCCGCCGCTCATAACCGTGCTCCGAAAGGAGAGCCAATTTTAG
- the LOC128274720 gene encoding lethal(2) giant larvae protein isoform X2 codes for MLKFIRGKGQQPSTERQKLNKELFAFRRTAQHGFPHKPSAVAFDPKSKLMAIGTNSGVIKVFGRPGVEFYGQHTSPTNNPADLIVQMLEWIPGTGRLLSLSASNQLVLWEPAGTLLVAVKHLAFDGKLKKISSLCCSYLKDTVWIGTEGGNVYQFDVRSFSVKESVIYHDVVLEQLPTAYKLNPGAIESVKQLPTNHNHLLIAYNRGLAVLWDLEAAGVKQSFISPGHGQSVGLFIDPDGTQFTWYHADGSFATWDLDSPIPPENQKYVPYGPDPCKAIDRLARGYRGRRELVIFSGGMPRSAYGEHQCVSVHCKGGAKVAFDFTSKVIDFFVTFDDERPDQAQVLVVLLEEELVAYDLSDETLPQISVPYLHSLHASAVTCNHLVSQVSAEVYAKIKRAGDAQLADFSANPWPITGGIVPEEGGDGEPYFAPDARDILLTGHEDGSVKFWDCSGVCLTPLLHVRTAPLFSNSDEEAFADSALSNSTEQLDDGEPPFRKAGQFDPYSDDPRLAVKKVQLCPQTGTLVIAGTAGNVVMANFESGLDEPVGPLPVTVMNLVSDRDGFVWKGHDQLKVKRQLLEENEPIHEGVHFTGVLQVLPPAAVTCIAMQSKWSLVAAGTAHGLVLFDYRNQVPVLHKCTLNPNDLTGAGETLSRRKSFKKTLRESFRRLRKGRSTRNNPSSGGTTAGGAAGHQGQTEPRPVERQIEARAVDDGMGSMVRCLTFAQTFITNQNVYIPTLWAGTNASCVSVFVLNLPPKPAAPAARGSGENEEPTAAPATKTAPVTGKLAKEIQMKHRAPIIGIAVVDSNGVPLELQNVPGPAPHRVLIASEEQFKVFSLPQLKPVNKYKLTAHEGARVRRIAFATFMCTVPVTQVHSSPAKSVPKAAPVSPAPADQSATAGDGAPVVPGNNELVSSGGVPDITTHCEISLLCLTNLGDCLVLTVPELRRQLNSAAVRREDINGISSLCFTTYGEALYMMSSSEVQRISLSATRTVTPTGMIEVEDWATPVDGTAEQQQQQQADDEGAELHEDANQQDASSEREVGGGERHAKRTERSSNLGAPHLLTNGTSETRLSNGVGGGDETSPNKANETISSSIGDITIDSVRDHLNSTTTTLCSTTTEEVVGRLSVLSTQTNQSSSTAKNSEVLSFNSSNFSDLKGIGDTTEKTSNSAIIKSIITSVKHSSNVSNGDAKEQSKTTTTKTTTTSSTSSATNGTDRDSVPPPLPTTVPPLITVLRKESQF; via the exons ATGCTGAAGTTTATACGCGGCAAAGGCCAACAACCTTCGACCGAGCGGCAGAAGCTGAACAAGGAACTGTTTGCATTCCGTCGG ACGGCCCAACATGGCTTTCCCCACAAACCGTCCGCGGTGGCGTTCGATCCGAAGAGTAAGCTGATGGCGATCGGTACGAACAGTGGCGTGATCAAGGTGTTTGGTCGACCGGGCGTCGAATTCTACGGTCAGCACACGTCGCCGACCAACAATCCGGCCGACCTGATCGTCCAGATGCTGGAGTGGAttcccggcaccgggcggctcCTGTCGCTGAGCGCTTCCAACCAGCTCGTGCTCTGGGAACCGGCCGGTACGCTGCTGGTCGCGGTCAAGCATCTGGCGTTCGATGGCAAGCTGAAGAAAATTTCCTCCCTCTGCTGTTCGTACCTGAAGGACACGGTTTGGATCGGGACGGAGGGTGGCAACGTGTACCAGTTCGATGTGCGCAGCTTCAGCGTGAAGGAGTCGGTCATCTACCACGACGTGGTGCTGGAGCAACTACCCACGGCCTACAAGCTCAACCCGGGTGCGATCGAATCGGTCAAACAGTTGCCCACCAACCACAACCACCTGCTGATCGCGTACAACCGGGGATTGGCGGTGCTGTGGGATCTCGAGGCAGCCGGCGTGAAACAATCGTTCATAtcgcccggccacggccagagCGTGGGACTGTTTATTGACCCGGACGGAACACAGTTCACGTGGTACCACGCGGATGGATCGTTCGCAACCTGGGACCTGGACAGTCCGATACCGCCGGAAAACCAAAAGTACGTCCCGTACGGTCCGGATCCGTGCAAGGCGATCGACCGGTTGGCCCGCGGGTACCGCGGGCGCCGCGAGCTGGTCATCTTCTCGGGCGGTATGCCGCGGTCGGCGTACGGCGAGCATCAGTGTGTGTCGGTACACTGCAAGGGCGGTGCCAAGGTGGCGTTTGACTTCACCTCGAAGGTGATCGATTTCTTCGTCACGTTCGACGACGAACGCCCGGACCAGGCCCAGGTcttggtggtgctgctcgagGAGGAACTGGTGGCGTACGATTTGTCCGACGAAACGCTGCCGCAGATCAGTGTCCCGTACCTGCACTCGCTGCACGCCTCGGCCGTCACCTGCAACCATCTGGTTTCACAGGTTTCGGCTGAAGTGTACGCCAAGATCAAACGGGCCGGCGACGCGCAGCTGGCGGACTTCAGCGCAAACCCGTGGCCCATCACGGGCGGTATTGTACCGGAGGAAGGTGGCGACGGAGAACCTTACTTCGCGCCAGACGCTCGGGACATACTGCTTACCGGGCACGAGGATGGATCGGTGAAGTTTTGGGACTGCTCCGGAGTGTGTCTAACGCCGCTGCTTCACGTCCGGACGGCTCCGCTGTTTAGTAACAGCGACGAGGAAGCATTCGCCGATAGTGCACTGAGCAACTCCACCGAGCAGCTTGATGATGGTGAGCCTCCGTTCCGGAAGGCGGGCCAGTTCGATCCGTACTCGGACGATCCGCGCCTGGCGGTGAAGAAGGTACAGCTGTGTCCACAAACGGGCACGCTCGTCATTGCCGGTACGGCGGGCAACGTGGTGATGGCCAACTTCGAGTCCGGGCTGG ACGAACCGGTTGGGCCGCTGCCGGTGACTGTGATGAATTTGGTCAGCGATCGCGATGGCTTCGTGTGGAAGGGACACGATCAGCTGAAGGTGAAGCGCCAACtgctggaagaaaatgaaCCGATCCACGAGGGCGTCCACTTCACTGGCGTGCTTCAGGTGCTaccaccggccgccgtcacGTGCATTGCGATGCAAAGCAAATGGTCGCTGGTTGCCGCCGGTACAGCCCACGGTCTGGTGCTCTTCGATTATCGCAACCAGGTGCCGGTGCTGCACAAATGCACGCTCAATCCGAACG ATCTTACCGGTGCCGGGGAAACTCTGTCGCGCCGTAAGTCTTTCAAGAAGACACTTCGCGAATCGTTCCGTCGTTTGCGCAAGGGACGCTCAACGAGAAACAATCCGAGTTCCGGCGGAACgaccgctggtggtgctgcgggtCACCAGGGGCAAACCGAACCTCGCCCCGTTGAGCGGCAGATCGAAGCTAGGGCGGTGGACGATGGAATGGGCTCGATGGTTCGCTGTTTAACGTTTGCCCAAACATTCATCACCAATCAAAATGTCTACATTCCGACGCTGTGGGCCGGAACGAATGCGAGCTGTGTGTCCGTGTTTGTGTTGAACTTGCCACCGAAACCAGCTGCACCGGCTGCACGCGGCAGCGGTGAAAATGAagaaccgacggcggccccTGCAACCAAGACGGCCCCAGTGACTGGCAAGCTGGCGAAGGAAATTCAGATgaagcaccgagcaccgatcATCGGTATTGCCGTCGTCGATAGT AATGGAGTCCCATTGGAGTTACAGAACGTTCCCGGTCCGGCTCCGCATCGGGTGCTGATTGCGTCGGAGGAACAGTTCAAGGTGTTCTCTCTGCCGCAGCTGAAGCCGGTTAACAAATACAAACTGACAGCCCACGAAGGAGCGCGTGTGCGGCGCATTGCCTTTGCCACGTTCATGTGCACCGTACCGGTGACGCAAGTACATTCCAGCCCCGCAAAGAGTGTGCCCAAAGCGGCACCAGtctcgccagcgccagcagacCAATCGGCGACAGCTGGCGATGGGGCTCCAGTGGTTCCAGGGAACAATGAGCTGGTCTCCAGTGGGGGGGTTCCGGACATAACGACGCACTGTGAAATCAGTCTTCTTTGTTTGACCAATCTGGGTGACTGTCTGGTACTGACCGTTCCGGAGTTGCGCCGTCAGCTAAACTCGGCTGCCGTACGCCGGGAAGATATCAA TGGCATATCATCACTGTGCTTTACCACCTACGGCGAAGCACTTTACATGATGTCCTCATCCGAGGTGCAACGGATCAGTCTGTCCGCTACGCGAACCGTCACGCCTACCGGTATGATCGAAGTCGAGGATTGGGCAACGCCTGTGGATGGCACtgcggaacagcagcagcagcagcaggctgaCGACGAGGGAGCTGAGTTGCATGAGGATGCCAACCAGCAGGATGCATCGTCAGAGCGTGaggtcggtggcggtgagaGACACGCAAAACGCACCGAAAGATCGTCCAATCTGGGCGCCCCTCACTTGCTGACGAATGGCACGTCCGAGACACGGCTAAGCAatggcgtcggtggtggtgatgaaacTTCACCGAATAAGGCCAACGAAACGATTTCCAGCTCGATCGGAGACATTACCATCGATTCCGTGCGCGACCATCTCAACTCCACTACGACGACCCTTtgctcgacgacgaccgaaGAAGTTGTTG GTCGCCTTTCAGTCTTGAGCACACAAACAAATCAGTCCTCGTCCACGGCTAAGAACAGCGAAGTATTGAGCTTCAACTCTTCCAACTTCAGCGACCTGAAGGGTATAGG CGATACGACAGAGAAAACATCCAATTCGGCGATCATCAAATCGATCATCACATCCGTCAAACATTCGTCGAACGTTTCCAACGGTGACGCAAAGGAACAGAGCaaaacgacaacaacgaaaacGACGACAACGTCCTCGACGAGCAGCGCCACAAATGGAACGGATCGGGATTCCGTTCCACCGCCACTACCGACCACGGTGCCGCCGCTCATAACCGTGCTCCGAAAGGAGAGCCAATTTTAG